In a single window of the Salvelinus alpinus chromosome 15, SLU_Salpinus.1, whole genome shotgun sequence genome:
- the LOC139539501 gene encoding transmembrane gamma-carboxyglutamic acid protein 1-like, whose protein sequence is MGSVFLPSDLANTVLRRLRRDNGYLLEEIRQGNIQRECREEICTYEEAREAFENDEKTQRFWEEYVRESSGGQQLEGRVHSLYLILPLLLVLLISGVAITVWRCHSRKRSEPNPALGHSHRDPTLSLVSMDQWGRDLHDHSELSVNSSPADPGSEVTSARGGRGDPPPSYEEAVGHTDVHIETEPPPQYEDIIGHGK, encoded by the exons tgtTCTTGCCGTCGGACCTGGCCAACACAGTGCTGAGGCGTCTGCGCAGGGACAACGGCTACCTGCTAGAGGAGATCCGCCAGGGCAACATCCAGAGAGAGTGCAGAGAGGAGATCTGCACCTACGAGGAAGCCAGGGAGGCCTTTGAGAACGATGAGAAAACT CAACGGTTCTGGGAGGAGTATGTGCGGGAGAGCAGTGGCGGGCAGCAGTTGGAGGGCAGAGTCCACTCCCTCTACCTGATCCTCCCCTTGCTCCTGGTGCTCCTGATCTCCGGCGTGGCCATCACTGTGTGGCGCTGCCACTCCCGCAAGCGCTCGGAACCCAACCCCGCCCTGGGCCACTCCCACCGGGACCCCACCCTATCGTTGGTCTCCATGGACCAGTGGGGGCGGGACCTCCACGACCACTCAGAGCTCAGCGTCAACAGCAGCCCCGCCGACCCGGGCTCGGAGGTCACGTCGGCGAGGGGAGGCAGAGGAGACCCGCCCCCGTCTTACGAGGAGGCGGTCGGCCACACAGATGTGCACATAGAGACAGAGCCTCCGCCTCAGTATGAGGACATCATTGGCCATGGGAAGtga
- the LOC139539500 gene encoding oxygen-dependent coproporphyrinogen-III oxidase, mitochondrial-like, which yields MATIVLYSINRTAQATVRQCLIPYSKGTSRVDSHLSVFLKTSVRRLTSLPRVRWVPKATGVRFMSLGTAGRTAHGRTRRGAVLVAGAAAAVAGFVASATHFQRAEMASVIPKTEEEDTEIAEKCKTFMSPPCTDVKVLQQRKEEMCTRMEMLIMETQAEFCRALEEVDGGKFKVDRWERKEGGGGISCVLQDGKVFEKAGVNVSVVFGNLTEEAAKQMRSRGKVLKGKDGKLPFCAMGVSSVIHPTNPHIPTVHFNYRYFEIEEGDGTKQWWFGGGTDLTPTYVNKEDGAHFHNSLKEACDKHHPQYYPDFKKWCDRYFYIPHRGETRGIGGIFFDDLDSPSQEEAFSFVKSCAHTVVPCYLPIVQKHLNDPFSPEEKDWQQVRRGRYVEFNLVYDRGVKFGLATPGSRIESILMSLPLTAKWEYMHEPPKGTLEADMLEVLRNPEEWV from the exons ATGGCTACCATCGTTCTTTATTCCATAAACAGAACGGCGCAAGCCACCGTGAGACAATGTTTGATTCCTTATTCAAAGGGAACTTCCAGAGTGGACTCGCACCTTTCTGTCTTCCTTAAAACTTCAGTCCGCAGGTTAACTTCGCTTCCGAGAGTGAGATGGGTTCCCAAAGCTACTGGAGTGCGGTTCATGTCCCTCGGGACAGCAGGCAGAACCGCACACGGGCGAACCAGGAGAGGCGCAGTGCTTGTAGCTGGAGCAGCGGCGGCAGTGGCGGGGTTTGTGGCCAGCGCTACTCACTTTCAGCGAGCTGAAATGGCATCAGTGATCCCCAAAACCGAGGAGGAGGACACGGAGATAGCGGAGAAATGCAAGACATTCATGTCTCCGCCGTGTACCGACGTCAAAGTTCTGCAGCAGAGGAAAGAAGAGATGTGCACGAGGATGGAGATGCTGATCATGGAGACGCAGGCGGAGTTCTGCAGAGCGCTCGAGGAGGTGGACGGCGGCAAGTTCAAAGTGGACCGATGGGAACGGAAAGAAG gtGGCGGGGGCATCAGCTGTGTGCTGCAGGATGGGAAGGTGTTTGAGAAGGCGGGGGTCAACGTGTCCGTGGTGTTTGGGAACCTGACCGAGGAGGCCGCCAAGCAGATGCGCAGCAGAGGGAAGGTCCTCAAAGGAAAAGATG GCAAGCTGCCGTTCTGTGCCATGGGTGTGAGCTCTGTCATCCACCCCACGAACCCCCACATTCCCACAGTGCACTTCAACTACAGATACTTTGAGATAGAAGAAGGAGACG GTACTAAACAGTGGTGGTTTGGTGGGGGTACAGACCTGACTCCTACCTATGTCAATAAGGAGGATGGTGCTCACTTTCACAACAGTCTGAAGGAGGCCTGTGACAAACATCACCCTCAGTACTACCCCGACTTCAAGAAGTG GTGTGACCGGTACTTCTACATCCCCCATCGTGGCGAGACGCGGGGAATCGGTGGCATCTTCTTTGACGACCTGGACTCTCCCAGCCAGGAGGAGGCGTTCAGCTTCGTTAAGAGCTGTGCCCACACCGTGGTGCCCTGTTACCTGCCCATTGTCCAGAAACACCTTAATGACCCCTTCAGCCCAGAGGAGAAGGACTGGCAGCAGGTGCGGCGAGGAAG GTATGTGGAGTTTAACCTGGTGTATGACAGAGGGGTGAAGTTTGGACTGGCCACGCCAGGCTCCAGGATCGAGAGCATCCTCATGTCCCTGCCTCTCACAGCCAA GTGGGAGTACATGCATGAGCCTCCTAAAGGCACCCTGGAGGCCGATATGCTGGAGGTGTTAAGAAACCCCGAGGAGTGGGTCTGA